One window of the Populus nigra chromosome 4, ddPopNigr1.1, whole genome shotgun sequence genome contains the following:
- the LOC133691131 gene encoding 3-oxoacyl-[acyl-carrier-protein] synthase, mitochondrial yields MASSSRWRRLLSSSPFRYQLTRRHFSSFGPPPPVTPRRVVVTGIGMVTPLGCGVQTTWKRLIEGECGVRAITPEDLKMNSSFDRETQLYTFDQLTSKVAAVVPCGTKTGEFNADLWLNSKEHRSVARFIGYALCAADEALKDAKWAPTEQEQKERTGVSIGGGIGSITDVLEASQLICEKRLRRLSPFFIPRILINMASGHVSMKYGFQGPNHAAVTACATGAHSIGDAARMIQFGDSNVMVAGGTESSIDALSIAGFCRSRALTTKHNSMPREASRPFDCDRDGFVIGEGSGVLVLEELEHAKERGAKIYAEIRGYGMSGDAYHITQPHNDGRGAVLAMTRALKQSGLHSNQVDYINAHATSTPLGDAVEAIAIKTVFSDHAISGALAFSSTKGAIGHLLGAAGAVEAIFAILAVHHGIAPLTLNLNKPDPLFKDNFMPLTASKEMPVRAALSNSFGFGGTNASLLFTSV; encoded by the exons ATGGCCAGCTCTTCTCGTTGGCGTcgattattatcatcatctccCTTTCGCTACCAACTGACTCGTCGTCATTTTTCCTCCTTTGGCCCTCCTCCACCAGTCACTCCTCGCCGAGTAGTCGTCACCGGTATAGGCATGGTGACCCCTCTTGGTTGCGGAGTGCAAACGACGTGGAAGCGCTTGATAGAGGGAGAATGTGGTGTTCGGGCAATAACACCAGAGGATCTCAAAATGAATTCTTCTTTCGATAGAGAGACTCAGCTGTACACTTTTGATCAGCTTACCTCTAAAGTTGCTGCTGTCGTTCCTTGCGGCACCAAAACTGGCGAATTCAATGCGGATTTATGGCTTAATTCTAAG GAGCATCGATCAGTTGCAAGGTTTATAGGCTATGCGCTGTGTGCTGCTGATGAAGCTCTTAAAGATGCAAAATGGGCGCCCACTGAGCAGGAACAGAAGGAAAGAACG GGTGTCTCTATTGGTGGGGGGATTGGAAGCATAACTGATGTGCTGGAAGCCTCGCAACTGATTTGTGAGAAG CGACTTCGTCGGCTTAGTCCATTTTTCATCCCACGGATATTGATCAACATGGCATCTGGTCATGTGAGCATGAAATATGGATTCCAG GGACCAAACCATGCTGCTGTGACAGCTTGTGCTACTGGAGCACATTCTATTGGCGATGCTGCAAGGATGATTCAATTTGGGGATTCAAACGTTATGGTGGCTGGAGGGACAGAGTCCAGCATAGATGCTTTATCTATAGCAGGATTTTGTAG ATCAAGGGCATTAACCACAAAGCACAATTCCATGCCTCGAGAAGCTTCTCGACCTTTTGATTGTGATCGGGATGGATTTGT CATAGGTGAAGGTTCTGGAGTCTTGGTTTTAGAA GAACTTGAGCATGCAAAAGAACGAGGAGCAAAAATTTATGCAGAGATTCGCGGCTACGGGATGTCAG GTGATGCATATCACATTACTCAACCACATAATGATGGAAGGGGAGCTGTTCTGGCAATGACACGTGCCTTGAAACAG TCTGGTCTTCATTCCAATCAAGTGGATTACATAAATGCCCATGCTACATCTACACCTTTGG GCGATGCTGTAGAAGCCATTGCCATCAAAACTGTGTTCTCTGATCATGCAATATCAGGTGCTTTGGCATTCTCTTCCACAAAG GGTGCCATTGGCCATCTACTAGGAGCTGCTGGTGCTGTTGAAGCCATATTTGCAATTTTAGCTGTGCATCAT GGAATTGCACCATTGACTCTTAACCTCAATAAACCAGATCCCCTCTTCAAAGACAATTTTATGCCATTGACTGCATCGAAAGAGATGCCGGTAAGAGCAGCTTTGTCGAATTCTTTTGGCTTCGGAGGAACAAATGCATCTCTACTTTTCACCTCTGTGTAA
- the LOC133690603 gene encoding beta-glucosidase 12-like: MGSIAQLSRNSFPDGFVFGSSSSAYQFEGETNRRGKGPNIWDTFIEEHPERISDHSNAKVAVDFYNRYKEDVQRMRGMGMDAFRFSISWSRVLPHGRLSAGINEEGIQFYNNLIDELIKNGIQPYVTLFHWDTPQAIEDKYGGFLSPNILIDFRDFVELCFQRFGDRVKHWITLNEPFMFSVNGYDTGTLAPGRISTLENYPGQSKISGATEVYIVTHHLLLAHATAVKVYKEKYQTCQGGKIGITLVSHWFEPYSTSESDRMATERSLDFMLGWYMDPLTKGDYPQNMHDYVGGRLPRFSEEESKMLRGSFDFIGVNYYTTYYAQNVEDVNYKNIGFMEDARVNWPGERNGIPIGPQAGSSWLYIYPEGIRHLLNYIKDAYENPTIYITENGVDDVNSSSLEEALNDAVREQYYKDIFHNVLKSISDHGVDVKGFFAWSFLDDFEWGSGYSSRFGLFYIDYENNLKRYAKNSVKWFKQFLKEDESTQLNDNIKSKSRMEKGSARSRKKSRIE; encoded by the exons ATGGGAAGTATTGCCCAGTTGAGTCGTAATTCTTTCCCAGATGGTTTCGTTTTTGGATCTTCTTCGTCAGCTTACCAG TTTGAAGGTGAAACAAACAGGAGAGGCAAAGGGCCGAATATATGGGACACCTTCATCGAGGAGCATCCAG AGAGGATAAGTGACCATAGCAATGCAAAGGTGGCAGTTGATTTCTATAATCGCTATAAG GAAGATGTGCAAAGAATGAGGGGAATGGGAATGGATGCTTTCAGATTCTCTATTTCTTGGTCTAGGGTATTACCAC ATGGCAGACTAAGTGCTGGAATAAACGAAGAAGGGATCCAGTTTTACAACAATCTCATCGATGAGCTCATAAAAAATG GTATACAGCCTTATGTAACTCTCTTTCATTGGGACACTCCACAAGCAATTGAGGACAAATATGGTGGTTTCTTGAGCCCTAATATTTT AATCGATTTCCGAGACTTCGTGGAGCTTTGCTTCCAAAGATTTGGAGACCGAGTGAAGCACTGGATCACTTTAAATGAGCCTTTTATGTTTAGCGTCAATGGTTATGACACGGGCACATTGGCACCCGGCAGAATTTCAACTTTGGAGAATTATCCAGGCCAATCCAAAATCTCTGGCGCCACCGAGGTTTACATTGTAACCCATCATCTATTGCTTGCGCATGCAACGGCTGTGAAAGTATACAAGGAAAAGTATCAG ACGTGTCAAGGAGGTAAAATTGGGATAACCCTCGTTTCTCATTGGTTTGAACCTTACTCAACTAGTGAAAGTGATCGGATGGCAACTGAACGAAGCCTTGATTTTATGCTTGGATG GTACATGGATCCTCTAACTAAAGGTGACTATCCACAGAATATGCACGACTACGTTGGAGGAAGACTGCCTAGATTCAGCGAGGAGGAATCCAAGATGCTGAGAGGATCTTTTGACTTTATTGGGGTCAATTACTACACTACATACTATGCTCAGAATGTTGAGGAtgttaactataaaaatattgggTTTATGGAAGATGCTCGTGTTAACTGGCCAg gGGAGAGAAACGGAATACCAATAGGCCCACAG GCGGGTTCAAGTTGGCTTTATATTTATCCCGAAGGTATTCGTCATCTCTTGAATTACATAAAGGACGCGTATGAAAATCCAACAATATATATCACTGAAAATG gagtTGATGACGTGAATTCCTCGTCATTAGAGGAAGCCCTCAATGATGCCGTAAGAGAGCAATATTACAAAGACATTTTCCACAATGTTCTGAAATCTATCAG TGACCATGGTGTCGATGTCAAGGGGTTTTTTGCTTGGTcattcttggatgattttgaaTGGGGATCCGGTTATAGTTCAAGGTTTGGTCTCTTCTACATTGACTACGAAAACAACTTGAAACGATATGCCAAAAATTCTGTGAAGTGGTTTAAGCAATTTCTGAAGGAGGACGAAAGTACTCAACTCAACGATAACAT aaaatcaaaatctcgAATGGAGAAAGGATCAGCTCGTAGCCGTAAGAAGTCGAGAATTGAATAA